The following coding sequences lie in one Synechococcus sp. CC9902 genomic window:
- a CDS encoding aspartate-semialdehyde dehydrogenase, with amino-acid sequence MKATLPNRPLNVAVLGASGAVGQELLLLLEERQFPVGELKLLASARSAGQQQTWNGRHLVVEEVTAEAFQGVDLVLASAGGSVSRQWREAITSAGALMVDNSSAFRMEAEVPLVVPEVNPQAAHGHQGVIANPNCTTILLTLALAPLAAKRALRRVLVSTYQSASGAGARAMDELKDLSRVVLDGGVPNSKVLPYSLAFNLFLHNSPLQDNSYCEEEMKMVNETRKIMDLPDLRFSATCVRVPVLRAHSEAVNIEFEQPFPVDEARQLLAAAPGVELIEDQAVNRFPMPTDVTGRDPVAIGRIRQDISDPNALELWLCGDQIRKGAALNAIQIAELLIQN; translated from the coding sequence TTGAAAGCAACTCTCCCTAATCGTCCGCTCAATGTTGCTGTCCTTGGCGCCAGTGGGGCTGTTGGACAGGAGCTGTTGCTCTTGCTTGAAGAGCGACAATTCCCAGTTGGCGAGTTGAAGTTGTTGGCTTCAGCCCGTTCCGCTGGGCAACAGCAAACTTGGAATGGCCGCCACCTTGTCGTGGAGGAAGTCACGGCCGAAGCCTTTCAAGGCGTGGATCTTGTTCTCGCTTCAGCGGGGGGTTCGGTGTCACGTCAATGGCGTGAAGCGATCACCAGTGCGGGAGCTCTGATGGTGGATAACTCCAGCGCCTTTCGTATGGAGGCGGAAGTTCCCCTCGTGGTTCCGGAGGTCAATCCCCAGGCGGCCCATGGGCACCAAGGGGTGATTGCTAACCCCAACTGCACGACGATTCTGCTCACGTTGGCGTTGGCTCCCCTCGCGGCGAAGCGAGCGTTGCGGCGCGTTTTGGTGAGCACCTACCAATCGGCGAGTGGTGCGGGTGCCCGCGCCATGGACGAACTCAAAGACTTATCCCGTGTGGTGCTGGATGGTGGTGTCCCCAACAGCAAGGTGCTTCCTTATTCCCTTGCTTTTAATTTGTTTCTCCACAACTCCCCTTTGCAGGACAACAGCTATTGCGAAGAGGAAATGAAAATGGTGAATGAGACACGCAAAATCATGGATCTGCCTGATTTGCGTTTTTCAGCCACATGTGTCCGGGTTCCCGTTCTCCGTGCCCATTCTGAGGCGGTGAACATTGAATTTGAACAGCCCTTTCCTGTGGATGAAGCCCGGCAACTGTTGGCTGCGGCCCCTGGCGTGGAACTGATCGAGGATCAGGCTGTTAATCGTTTTCCGATGCCCACGGATGTGACGGGAAGGGATCCCGTTGCCATCGGTCGAATTCGTCAAGACATCAGCGACCCCAATGCACTTGAACTTTGGCTTTGTGGTGACCAGATCCGAAAAGGAGCTGCTCTGAATGCCATCCAGATCGCCGAACTGTTGATTCAGAATTGA
- a CDS encoding ribonuclease J: protein MAYNARSGKEQEPCLRVIPLGGLHEIGKNTCVFEYGDDLMLVDAGLAFPSDGMHGVNVVLPDTSFLRENQKRIRGMIVTHGHEDHIGGIAHHLKHFNIPVIHGPRLALSMLTGKMDEAGVTDRTTLKTVAPRDVVKVGQHFSVEFIRNTHSMADSFSLAITTPVGTVIFTGDFKFDHTPVDGEHFDMARLAHYGEKGVLCLFSDSTNAEVPGFCPPERSVFPNLDRHIANAQGRVIVTTFASSIHRVSMILELAMKNGRKVGLLGRSMLNVIAKARELGYMRAPDELFVPIKQINDVPDRETLLLMTGSQGEPLAALSRISRGDHPQVKVKTTDTIIFSASPIPGNTISVVNTIDKLMMLGAKVVYGKGEGIHVSGHGFQEDQKLMLALTKPKFFVPVHGEHRMLVQHSKTGHSMGVPVNNTLIIENGDVVELTPDSLRKGDPVKAGIELLDQSRNGIVDARVLKERQQLAEDGVVTILSAISTDGAMVAPPRVNLRGVVTTADARKMSLWTEREITWVLENRWKQLSRNTGGNAPEVDWMGVQREVEVGLGRRMRRELQVEPLILCLVQPAPGGTPTYKGRADAEPDDRPASRNRGGGAGRGVVRRNGAPPAPVRTNGSSVAAPSKTASVVISSDVATSTAVATPAVAVAAPAATTAVATKVISKAEKTAEPEQDMPAGRTRRRRSAAV, encoded by the coding sequence ATGGCTTACAACGCAAGATCCGGCAAAGAACAAGAGCCCTGCCTACGGGTGATCCCCCTGGGTGGTCTGCATGAGATCGGCAAGAACACCTGCGTGTTCGAGTACGGCGACGACCTGATGCTGGTGGATGCCGGATTGGCGTTTCCCAGTGACGGAATGCATGGTGTGAACGTGGTTTTGCCCGACACCAGCTTTCTGCGTGAGAACCAGAAACGCATTCGCGGGATGATCGTGACCCATGGCCATGAAGACCACATCGGTGGGATTGCCCATCACCTGAAGCACTTCAACATCCCCGTGATTCACGGGCCTCGACTGGCTCTGTCGATGCTCACCGGAAAGATGGATGAGGCGGGCGTCACCGACCGCACCACGTTGAAAACGGTGGCTCCGCGCGATGTGGTGAAGGTGGGACAGCATTTCTCTGTGGAGTTCATCCGCAACACCCACTCGATGGCCGACAGCTTTTCGCTGGCGATCACCACACCGGTGGGCACTGTGATCTTCACCGGTGATTTCAAGTTCGACCACACGCCGGTGGATGGTGAGCACTTTGATATGGCTCGCCTCGCCCATTACGGCGAAAAGGGTGTTCTCTGCTTGTTCAGTGATTCAACGAATGCCGAGGTGCCTGGCTTCTGTCCTCCAGAGCGCTCGGTGTTTCCCAACCTCGACCGCCACATCGCCAATGCCCAGGGTCGGGTGATCGTTACCACCTTCGCGAGCTCAATTCATCGCGTGTCGATGATTCTTGAGCTGGCCATGAAAAATGGCCGGAAGGTCGGACTGTTGGGCCGTTCCATGCTCAACGTGATCGCTAAGGCCCGTGAATTGGGTTACATGCGGGCGCCCGATGAGCTGTTTGTACCGATCAAGCAAATCAATGATGTGCCTGATCGTGAAACGTTGTTGCTGATGACCGGTAGCCAGGGTGAGCCCCTTGCTGCTCTAAGCCGGATCTCCCGCGGAGACCATCCGCAAGTGAAGGTGAAAACCACCGACACGATCATTTTCTCTGCCAGCCCGATCCCGGGTAACACCATTTCTGTGGTGAACACGATCGACAAGCTGATGATGCTTGGCGCCAAAGTTGTCTATGGCAAGGGCGAAGGCATCCACGTGTCTGGCCACGGCTTCCAAGAAGACCAAAAGCTGATGCTGGCTCTCACCAAGCCCAAGTTCTTTGTTCCCGTCCATGGGGAGCACCGGATGCTTGTGCAGCATTCCAAAACGGGCCATTCCATGGGAGTGCCCGTCAACAACACCTTGATTATTGAGAACGGCGATGTGGTGGAACTCACCCCCGACTCATTGAGAAAGGGAGATCCGGTGAAAGCTGGTATCGAACTGCTCGACCAATCCCGAAACGGCATCGTCGATGCCCGCGTTCTGAAGGAACGTCAGCAGTTGGCGGAAGACGGCGTGGTCACGATTCTTTCTGCGATCAGCACCGATGGCGCGATGGTGGCACCGCCTCGGGTGAACCTGCGTGGTGTGGTCACAACGGCGGATGCCCGCAAGATGTCGCTTTGGACTGAGCGAGAAATCACTTGGGTGTTGGAAAATCGCTGGAAGCAGCTTTCTCGCAATACCGGCGGTAATGCCCCTGAAGTGGATTGGATGGGTGTTCAGCGTGAGGTCGAGGTGGGCCTCGGCCGTCGCATGCGTCGTGAACTGCAGGTGGAGCCACTGATTCTTTGCTTGGTCCAGCCAGCCCCCGGTGGAACCCCCACTTACAAAGGCCGAGCCGATGCAGAGCCGGATGATCGCCCTGCCTCCCGTAATCGTGGTGGTGGTGCAGGCCGTGGTGTTGTCCGTCGCAATGGCGCTCCACCAGCGCCGGTGCGTACGAACGGCAGTTCGGTGGCCGCTCCTTCCAAAACTGCTTCCGTTGTGATTTCTTCGGATGTCGCAACGTCCACGGCTGTTGCAACACCTGCTGTGGCGGTTGCTGCGCCTGCAGCCACAACAGCTGTGGCCACCAAGGTGATATCAAAGGCTGAGAAAACTGCTGAGCCCGAGCAGGACATGCCAGCCGGCCGCACTCGCCGCCGTCGTTCAGCTGCGGTTTAG
- the dapA gene encoding 4-hydroxy-tetrahydrodipicolinate synthase, giving the protein MTLSASLSPQPFGRIVTAMVTPFDSSGAVDFQLAARLARHLVEQGSDGLLVCGTTGESPTLSWDEQLKLLEAVREAVGSSAQVLAGTGSNSTSEAVKATREAAAVGADGALVVVPYYNKPPQEGLEVHFRAIAEAAPTLPLMLYNIPGRTGCHIEAETVACLMDCPNIVSFKAASGTTEEVTALRLACGSRLAIYSGDDGLTLPMLSVGAVGVVSVASHVAGPQIRAMIDAYVEGEVGAALAQHEQLIPLFKALFATTNPIPVKAALEINGWSVGAPRPPLSSLPEAMRTTLSNTLSALRQT; this is encoded by the coding sequence ATGACTCTTTCCGCCTCCTTGTCCCCTCAACCATTTGGCCGCATCGTGACGGCGATGGTGACTCCATTTGATTCCAGTGGAGCGGTTGATTTTCAGCTGGCGGCACGTCTAGCCCGTCATCTCGTGGAGCAAGGATCTGATGGTCTGTTGGTGTGCGGAACTACGGGTGAATCCCCCACCCTCAGTTGGGATGAACAGCTGAAGTTGCTGGAAGCCGTCCGAGAGGCTGTTGGTTCGAGTGCTCAGGTTTTGGCGGGTACTGGCAGCAATTCCACCTCTGAGGCCGTGAAAGCCACGCGAGAAGCGGCAGCCGTTGGTGCCGACGGCGCTTTGGTGGTGGTTCCGTATTACAACAAGCCTCCCCAGGAGGGCTTGGAAGTTCATTTCCGCGCCATTGCTGAGGCGGCACCCACGTTGCCTTTGATGCTTTACAACATTCCTGGACGAACGGGATGTCACATCGAGGCTGAAACGGTGGCCTGCTTGATGGATTGCCCCAACATCGTCAGCTTCAAGGCAGCGAGTGGCACGACCGAGGAAGTCACAGCCCTGCGCTTGGCCTGCGGCTCACGGCTCGCGATCTACAGCGGTGACGATGGACTCACCTTGCCGATGCTGTCGGTTGGTGCCGTAGGTGTGGTCAGTGTGGCCAGCCATGTGGCCGGTCCGCAGATTCGGGCCATGATTGATGCCTATGTCGAAGGCGAAGTCGGCGCTGCCCTCGCCCAGCACGAGCAACTAATTCCTCTGTTCAAGGCCTTGTTTGCCACAACGAATCCCATCCCTGTCAAAGCTGCCCTCGAGATCAATGGGTGGTCTGTCGGTGCTCCTCGTCCTCCTTTGTCCTCCTTACCTGAAGCCATGAGAACCACGTTGTCCAACACCCTGTCTGCCCTTCGTCAGACCTGA